The Nycticebus coucang isolate mNycCou1 chromosome 2, mNycCou1.pri, whole genome shotgun sequence genome includes a window with the following:
- the PKN3 gene encoding serine/threonine-protein kinase N3 isoform X3 has translation MENLRRVATDRRHLGHVQQLLRSSNHRLEQLQGELRELHARILLPGQAEPVGLGPRPRAEQPRARHLEALRRQLQVELKVKQGAENMTYTCASGTPKEKKLLEAAQEMLRDSQLKVALLRMKISSLEASGSPETGPELLAEELQHRLRIEAAVAEGAKNVVKLLGSRRTQDRKALAEAQAQLQESSQKLDLLRLALEQLLEGLPPAHPLRSRVARELQTAVPRSTLPSGTLVKPIALTGTLQVHLQGCEQLLTAVPGRSPVAALAGSPSEGWLRTRAKQQRGGGELGCEVLAVLKVDNRIVGQTGWGRMGEQAWDQTFVITLERARELEIGVHWRDWRQLCGVAFLRLEDFLDNACHQLSLSLVPQGRLFTQVTFCDPVIERRPRLQRQKRIFSKRRGQDFLRASQMNLSMAAWGRLVMSLLPPCSSPSTISPPKGCPQTLTTPQGAFKPASPSNFLPKKSLLAEEMKPPPKPPRLYLSQEPTPEETPRTKRPHMEPRTVLGPSPPVSPSRKPPRLQDFRCVAVLGRGHFGKVLLVQFKGTGKYYAIKALKKQEVLSRDEVESLYCEKRILETVGRTGHPFLLSLLACFQTPSHACFVTEFVSGGDLMMQIHEDVFPEPQACFYLACVVLGLQFLHEKKIIYRDLKLDNLLLDAQGFLKIADFGLCKEGIGFGDRTSTFCGTPEFLAPEVLTQEAYTRAVDWWGLGVLLYEMLVGECPFPGDTEEEVFDCIINADAPYPHFLSVQGLELIQKLLHKCPEKRLGAGEQDAEEIKVQPFFRTTDWEALLARTVRPPFVPVLCGPADLRYFEGEFTGLPPALTPPAPCSPLSARQQAAFQDFDFVSEQFLEP, from the exons ATGGAGAACCTGCGGCGGGTGGCCACAGACCGCCGCCACCTGGGCCACGTGCAGCAGCTGCTGCGCTCCTCCAACCACCGGCTGGAGCAGCTGCAAGGCGAGCTGAGGGAACTGCACGCCCGCATCCTGCTGCCTGGCCAGGCTG AACCTGTAGGCTTGGGACCCCGGCCACGGGCAGAGCAGCCAAGGGCCCGGCATCTGGAGGCTCTGCGGAGGCAGCTGCAGGTGGAGCTGAAGGTGAAGCAGGGGGCTGAGAACATGACCTACACGTGTGCCAGTGGGACCCCCAAG GAGAAGAAGCTCCTGGAGGCTGCCCAGGAGATGCTGCGGGACAGCCAGCTGAAGGTGGCCCTGCTGCGGATGAAGATCAGCAGCCTGGAGGCCAGTGGGTCCCCTGAGACAG GGCCTGAGCTGCTGGCTGAGGAGCTGCAGCACCGACTGCGCATTGAGGCTGCTGTGGCCGAGGGCGCCAAGAACGTGGTGAAGCTGCTCGGTAGCCGGAGGACACAGGATCGCAAGGCGTTGGCTGAG GCCCAGGCCCAACTCCAGGAGTCCTCCCAGAAACTGGACCTCCTGCGGCTGGCGTTGGAGCAGCTGCTGGAAGGACTGCCTCCTGCCCACCCTCTGCGGAGCAGAGTGGCCCGGGAGCTGCAGACTGCTGTGCCTAGGAGCACCCTACCTTCGGGGACACTTGTGAAGCCCATCGCTCTGACAG GGACCCTACAGGTTCACCTCCAGGGCTGTGAGCAGCTACTGACCGCTGTGCCTGGACGTTCTCCGGTGGCTGCACTGGCTGGCAGCCCTTCTGAGGGCTGGCTTCGTACCAGGGCCAAGCAACAGCGTGGTGGAGGCGAGCTGGGCT GTGAGGTGCTGGCTGTGCTGAAGGTGGACAACCGCATTGTGGGCCAGACAGGCTGGGGGCGGATGGGCGAGCAAGCCTGGGATCAGACCTTCGTCATCACGCTGGAGCGA GCCCGTGAGCTAGAGATCGGGGTGCACTGGCGGGACTGGCGGCAGCTGTGTGGCGTGGCCTTCCTGAGGCTTGAGGACTTCCTAGACAATGCCTGTCACCAACTGTCCCTCAGCCTGGTGCCACAGGGGCGTCTCTTCACCCAG GTGACCTTCTGTGATCCTGTCATTGAGAGACGGCCCCGGCTACAGAGGCAGAAGCGCATTTTCTCTAAACGCAGAG GCCAGGACTTCCTGAGGGCTTCCCAGATGAACCTCAGCATGGCGGCCTGGGGACGCTTGGTCATGAGCCTGCTGCCCCCCTGCAGCTCCCCAAGCACAATCAGTCCTCCCAAAGGGTGTCCTCAGACCCTGACCACACCCCAGGGGGCATTCAAACCTGCTTCCCCCAG TAATTTCTTGCCCAAGAAGAGCCTCTTGGCAGAGGAGATGAAGCCCCCACCGAAGCCCCCACGCCTCTACCTGTCCCAGGAGCCCACCCCTGAGGAGACCCCG CGCACCAAACGCCCCCACATGGAGCCCAGGACTGTACTTGGACCATCGCCACCAGTCTCCCCTAGCAG GAAACCACCCCGACTTCAAGACTTCCGCTGCGTGGCTGTGCTTGGCCGGGGACACTTTGGGAAG GTCCTCCTGGTCCAGTTTAAGGGGACAGGGAAATACTACGCCATCAAGGCATTGAAGAAACAGGAGGTTCTCAGCCGGGACGAGGTAGAGAG CCTGTACTGCGAGAAGCGGATCCTGGAGACTGTGGGTCGCACGGGGCATCCCTTCCTGCTCTCCCTTCTCGCCTGCTTCCAGACCCCTAGCCATGCCTGCTTTGTGACTGAGTTTGTGTCTGGTGGTGACCTCATGATGCAGATCCATGAGGACGTCTTCCCTGAGCCCCAGGCCTG CTTCTACCTGGCCTGTGTGGTCCTGGGGCTCCAGTTCTTACATGAGAAGAAGATCATTTACAG GGACCTGAAGTTGGATAATCTTCTGCTAGATGCCCAGGGATTCCTGAAGATTGCAGATTTTGGGCTATGCAAGGAAG GGATTGGCTTTGGGGACCGGACAAGCACCTTCTGTGGCACCCCAGAGTTCCTGGCCCCAGAGGTGTTGACCCAGGAGGCGTACACGCGGGCTGTGgactggtgggggctgggtgtgcTGCTCTATGAGATGCTGGTAGGCGAG TGCCCCTTCCCAGGGGACACTGAGGAGGAGGTGTTTGACTGCATCATCAACGCAGATGCCCCATACCCCCACTTTCTGTCCGTGCAGGGGCTTGAGCTCATTCAGAAG CTCCTCCATAAGTGCCCAGAGAAGCGGCTGGGGGCAGGTGAGCAGGATGCTGAGGAGATCAAGGTCCAGCCATTCTTCAGG ACCACTGACTGGGAAGCCCTGCTTGCCCGCACTGTCCGGCCCCCCTTTGTGCCGGTGCTTTGTGGCCCTGCAGACCTGCGATACTTCGAGGGCGAGTTCACTGGGCTGCCGCCTGCCCTGACCCCACCTGCACCCTGCAGCCCCCTCAGTGCCCGCCAGCAGGCTGCCTTCCAGGACTTTGACTTCGTGTCAGAGCAATTCCTGGAGCCCTGA
- the PKN3 gene encoding serine/threonine-protein kinase N3 isoform X1, with the protein MEHREPAPGQRPPEDEKEAIRRAIQKELKIKEGMENLRRVATDRRHLGHVQQLLRSSNHRLEQLQGELRELHARILLPGQAEPVGLGPRPRAEQPRARHLEALRRQLQVELKVKQGAENMTYTCASGTPKEKKLLEAAQEMLRDSQLKVALLRMKISSLEASGSPETGPELLAEELQHRLRIEAAVAEGAKNVVKLLGSRRTQDRKALAEAQAQLQESSQKLDLLRLALEQLLEGLPPAHPLRSRVARELQTAVPRSTLPSGTLVKPIALTGTLQVHLQGCEQLLTAVPGRSPVAALAGSPSEGWLRTRAKQQRGGGELGCEVLAVLKVDNRIVGQTGWGRMGEQAWDQTFVITLERARELEIGVHWRDWRQLCGVAFLRLEDFLDNACHQLSLSLVPQGRLFTQVTFCDPVIERRPRLQRQKRIFSKRRGQDFLRASQMNLSMAAWGRLVMSLLPPCSSPSTISPPKGCPQTLTTPQGAFKPASPSNFLPKKSLLAEEMKPPPKPPRLYLSQEPTPEETPRTKRPHMEPRTVLGPSPPVSPSRKPPRLQDFRCVAVLGRGHFGKVLLVQFKGTGKYYAIKALKKQEVLSRDEVESLYCEKRILETVGRTGHPFLLSLLACFQTPSHACFVTEFVSGGDLMMQIHEDVFPEPQACFYLACVVLGLQFLHEKKIIYRDLKLDNLLLDAQGFLKIADFGLCKEGIGFGDRTSTFCGTPEFLAPEVLTQEAYTRAVDWWGLGVLLYEMLVGECPFPGDTEEEVFDCIINADAPYPHFLSVQGLELIQKLLHKCPEKRLGAGEQDAEEIKVQPFFRTTDWEALLARTVRPPFVPVLCGPADLRYFEGEFTGLPPALTPPAPCSPLSARQQAAFQDFDFVSEQFLEP; encoded by the exons ATGGAACACAGAGAG CCTGCGCCAGGCCAGCGGCCTCCAGAGGATGAGAAAGAGGCGATTCGTCGTGCCATCCAGAAAGAGTTGAAAATCAAGGAGGGCATGGAGAACCTGCGGCGGGTGGCCACAGACCGCCGCCACCTGGGCCACGTGCAGCAGCTGCTGCGCTCCTCCAACCACCGGCTGGAGCAGCTGCAAGGCGAGCTGAGGGAACTGCACGCCCGCATCCTGCTGCCTGGCCAGGCTG AACCTGTAGGCTTGGGACCCCGGCCACGGGCAGAGCAGCCAAGGGCCCGGCATCTGGAGGCTCTGCGGAGGCAGCTGCAGGTGGAGCTGAAGGTGAAGCAGGGGGCTGAGAACATGACCTACACGTGTGCCAGTGGGACCCCCAAG GAGAAGAAGCTCCTGGAGGCTGCCCAGGAGATGCTGCGGGACAGCCAGCTGAAGGTGGCCCTGCTGCGGATGAAGATCAGCAGCCTGGAGGCCAGTGGGTCCCCTGAGACAG GGCCTGAGCTGCTGGCTGAGGAGCTGCAGCACCGACTGCGCATTGAGGCTGCTGTGGCCGAGGGCGCCAAGAACGTGGTGAAGCTGCTCGGTAGCCGGAGGACACAGGATCGCAAGGCGTTGGCTGAG GCCCAGGCCCAACTCCAGGAGTCCTCCCAGAAACTGGACCTCCTGCGGCTGGCGTTGGAGCAGCTGCTGGAAGGACTGCCTCCTGCCCACCCTCTGCGGAGCAGAGTGGCCCGGGAGCTGCAGACTGCTGTGCCTAGGAGCACCCTACCTTCGGGGACACTTGTGAAGCCCATCGCTCTGACAG GGACCCTACAGGTTCACCTCCAGGGCTGTGAGCAGCTACTGACCGCTGTGCCTGGACGTTCTCCGGTGGCTGCACTGGCTGGCAGCCCTTCTGAGGGCTGGCTTCGTACCAGGGCCAAGCAACAGCGTGGTGGAGGCGAGCTGGGCT GTGAGGTGCTGGCTGTGCTGAAGGTGGACAACCGCATTGTGGGCCAGACAGGCTGGGGGCGGATGGGCGAGCAAGCCTGGGATCAGACCTTCGTCATCACGCTGGAGCGA GCCCGTGAGCTAGAGATCGGGGTGCACTGGCGGGACTGGCGGCAGCTGTGTGGCGTGGCCTTCCTGAGGCTTGAGGACTTCCTAGACAATGCCTGTCACCAACTGTCCCTCAGCCTGGTGCCACAGGGGCGTCTCTTCACCCAG GTGACCTTCTGTGATCCTGTCATTGAGAGACGGCCCCGGCTACAGAGGCAGAAGCGCATTTTCTCTAAACGCAGAG GCCAGGACTTCCTGAGGGCTTCCCAGATGAACCTCAGCATGGCGGCCTGGGGACGCTTGGTCATGAGCCTGCTGCCCCCCTGCAGCTCCCCAAGCACAATCAGTCCTCCCAAAGGGTGTCCTCAGACCCTGACCACACCCCAGGGGGCATTCAAACCTGCTTCCCCCAG TAATTTCTTGCCCAAGAAGAGCCTCTTGGCAGAGGAGATGAAGCCCCCACCGAAGCCCCCACGCCTCTACCTGTCCCAGGAGCCCACCCCTGAGGAGACCCCG CGCACCAAACGCCCCCACATGGAGCCCAGGACTGTACTTGGACCATCGCCACCAGTCTCCCCTAGCAG GAAACCACCCCGACTTCAAGACTTCCGCTGCGTGGCTGTGCTTGGCCGGGGACACTTTGGGAAG GTCCTCCTGGTCCAGTTTAAGGGGACAGGGAAATACTACGCCATCAAGGCATTGAAGAAACAGGAGGTTCTCAGCCGGGACGAGGTAGAGAG CCTGTACTGCGAGAAGCGGATCCTGGAGACTGTGGGTCGCACGGGGCATCCCTTCCTGCTCTCCCTTCTCGCCTGCTTCCAGACCCCTAGCCATGCCTGCTTTGTGACTGAGTTTGTGTCTGGTGGTGACCTCATGATGCAGATCCATGAGGACGTCTTCCCTGAGCCCCAGGCCTG CTTCTACCTGGCCTGTGTGGTCCTGGGGCTCCAGTTCTTACATGAGAAGAAGATCATTTACAG GGACCTGAAGTTGGATAATCTTCTGCTAGATGCCCAGGGATTCCTGAAGATTGCAGATTTTGGGCTATGCAAGGAAG GGATTGGCTTTGGGGACCGGACAAGCACCTTCTGTGGCACCCCAGAGTTCCTGGCCCCAGAGGTGTTGACCCAGGAGGCGTACACGCGGGCTGTGgactggtgggggctgggtgtgcTGCTCTATGAGATGCTGGTAGGCGAG TGCCCCTTCCCAGGGGACACTGAGGAGGAGGTGTTTGACTGCATCATCAACGCAGATGCCCCATACCCCCACTTTCTGTCCGTGCAGGGGCTTGAGCTCATTCAGAAG CTCCTCCATAAGTGCCCAGAGAAGCGGCTGGGGGCAGGTGAGCAGGATGCTGAGGAGATCAAGGTCCAGCCATTCTTCAGG ACCACTGACTGGGAAGCCCTGCTTGCCCGCACTGTCCGGCCCCCCTTTGTGCCGGTGCTTTGTGGCCCTGCAGACCTGCGATACTTCGAGGGCGAGTTCACTGGGCTGCCGCCTGCCCTGACCCCACCTGCACCCTGCAGCCCCCTCAGTGCCCGCCAGCAGGCTGCCTTCCAGGACTTTGACTTCGTGTCAGAGCAATTCCTGGAGCCCTGA
- the PKN3 gene encoding serine/threonine-protein kinase N3 isoform X2, with translation MEHREPAPGQRPPEDEKEAIRRAIQKELKIKEGMENLRRVATDRRHLGHVQQLLRSSNHRLEQLQGELRELHARILLPGQAEPVGLGPRPRAEQPRARHLEALRRQLQVELKVKQGAENMTYTCASGTPKEKKLLEAAQEMLRDSQLKVALLRMKISSLEASGSPETGPELLAEELQHRLRIEAAVAEGAKNVVKLLGSRRTQDRKALAEAQAQLQESSQKLDLLRLALEQLLEGLPPAHPLRSRVARELQTAVPRSTLPSGTLVKPIALTGTLQVHLQGCEQLLTAVPGRSPVAALAGSPSEGWLRTRAKQQRGGGELGCEVLAVLKVDNRIVGQTGWGRMGEQAWDQTFVITLERARELEIGVHWRDWRQLCGVAFLRLEDFLDNACHQLSLSLVPQGRLFTQVTFCDPVIERRPRLQRQKRIFSKRRGQDFLRASQMNLSMAAWGRLVMSLLPPCSSPSTISPPKGCPQTLTTPQGAFKPASPSNFLPKKSLLAEEMKPPPKPPRLYLSQEPTPEETPRTKRPHMEPRTVLGPSPPVSPSRKPPRLQDFRCVAVLGRGHFGKVLLVQFKGTGKYYAIKALKKQEVLSRDEVESLYCEKRILETVGRTGHPFLLSLLACFQTPSHACFVTEFVSGGDLMMQIHEDVFPEPQACFYLACVVLGLQFLHEKKIIYRDLKLDNLLLDAQGFLKIADFGLCKEGIGFGDRTSTFCGTPEFLAPEVLTQEAYTRAVDWWGLGVLLYEMLVGEGLELIQKLLHKCPEKRLGAGEQDAEEIKVQPFFRTTDWEALLARTVRPPFVPVLCGPADLRYFEGEFTGLPPALTPPAPCSPLSARQQAAFQDFDFVSEQFLEP, from the exons ATGGAACACAGAGAG CCTGCGCCAGGCCAGCGGCCTCCAGAGGATGAGAAAGAGGCGATTCGTCGTGCCATCCAGAAAGAGTTGAAAATCAAGGAGGGCATGGAGAACCTGCGGCGGGTGGCCACAGACCGCCGCCACCTGGGCCACGTGCAGCAGCTGCTGCGCTCCTCCAACCACCGGCTGGAGCAGCTGCAAGGCGAGCTGAGGGAACTGCACGCCCGCATCCTGCTGCCTGGCCAGGCTG AACCTGTAGGCTTGGGACCCCGGCCACGGGCAGAGCAGCCAAGGGCCCGGCATCTGGAGGCTCTGCGGAGGCAGCTGCAGGTGGAGCTGAAGGTGAAGCAGGGGGCTGAGAACATGACCTACACGTGTGCCAGTGGGACCCCCAAG GAGAAGAAGCTCCTGGAGGCTGCCCAGGAGATGCTGCGGGACAGCCAGCTGAAGGTGGCCCTGCTGCGGATGAAGATCAGCAGCCTGGAGGCCAGTGGGTCCCCTGAGACAG GGCCTGAGCTGCTGGCTGAGGAGCTGCAGCACCGACTGCGCATTGAGGCTGCTGTGGCCGAGGGCGCCAAGAACGTGGTGAAGCTGCTCGGTAGCCGGAGGACACAGGATCGCAAGGCGTTGGCTGAG GCCCAGGCCCAACTCCAGGAGTCCTCCCAGAAACTGGACCTCCTGCGGCTGGCGTTGGAGCAGCTGCTGGAAGGACTGCCTCCTGCCCACCCTCTGCGGAGCAGAGTGGCCCGGGAGCTGCAGACTGCTGTGCCTAGGAGCACCCTACCTTCGGGGACACTTGTGAAGCCCATCGCTCTGACAG GGACCCTACAGGTTCACCTCCAGGGCTGTGAGCAGCTACTGACCGCTGTGCCTGGACGTTCTCCGGTGGCTGCACTGGCTGGCAGCCCTTCTGAGGGCTGGCTTCGTACCAGGGCCAAGCAACAGCGTGGTGGAGGCGAGCTGGGCT GTGAGGTGCTGGCTGTGCTGAAGGTGGACAACCGCATTGTGGGCCAGACAGGCTGGGGGCGGATGGGCGAGCAAGCCTGGGATCAGACCTTCGTCATCACGCTGGAGCGA GCCCGTGAGCTAGAGATCGGGGTGCACTGGCGGGACTGGCGGCAGCTGTGTGGCGTGGCCTTCCTGAGGCTTGAGGACTTCCTAGACAATGCCTGTCACCAACTGTCCCTCAGCCTGGTGCCACAGGGGCGTCTCTTCACCCAG GTGACCTTCTGTGATCCTGTCATTGAGAGACGGCCCCGGCTACAGAGGCAGAAGCGCATTTTCTCTAAACGCAGAG GCCAGGACTTCCTGAGGGCTTCCCAGATGAACCTCAGCATGGCGGCCTGGGGACGCTTGGTCATGAGCCTGCTGCCCCCCTGCAGCTCCCCAAGCACAATCAGTCCTCCCAAAGGGTGTCCTCAGACCCTGACCACACCCCAGGGGGCATTCAAACCTGCTTCCCCCAG TAATTTCTTGCCCAAGAAGAGCCTCTTGGCAGAGGAGATGAAGCCCCCACCGAAGCCCCCACGCCTCTACCTGTCCCAGGAGCCCACCCCTGAGGAGACCCCG CGCACCAAACGCCCCCACATGGAGCCCAGGACTGTACTTGGACCATCGCCACCAGTCTCCCCTAGCAG GAAACCACCCCGACTTCAAGACTTCCGCTGCGTGGCTGTGCTTGGCCGGGGACACTTTGGGAAG GTCCTCCTGGTCCAGTTTAAGGGGACAGGGAAATACTACGCCATCAAGGCATTGAAGAAACAGGAGGTTCTCAGCCGGGACGAGGTAGAGAG CCTGTACTGCGAGAAGCGGATCCTGGAGACTGTGGGTCGCACGGGGCATCCCTTCCTGCTCTCCCTTCTCGCCTGCTTCCAGACCCCTAGCCATGCCTGCTTTGTGACTGAGTTTGTGTCTGGTGGTGACCTCATGATGCAGATCCATGAGGACGTCTTCCCTGAGCCCCAGGCCTG CTTCTACCTGGCCTGTGTGGTCCTGGGGCTCCAGTTCTTACATGAGAAGAAGATCATTTACAG GGACCTGAAGTTGGATAATCTTCTGCTAGATGCCCAGGGATTCCTGAAGATTGCAGATTTTGGGCTATGCAAGGAAG GGATTGGCTTTGGGGACCGGACAAGCACCTTCTGTGGCACCCCAGAGTTCCTGGCCCCAGAGGTGTTGACCCAGGAGGCGTACACGCGGGCTGTGgactggtgggggctgggtgtgcTGCTCTATGAGATGCTGGTAGGCGAG GGGCTTGAGCTCATTCAGAAG CTCCTCCATAAGTGCCCAGAGAAGCGGCTGGGGGCAGGTGAGCAGGATGCTGAGGAGATCAAGGTCCAGCCATTCTTCAGG ACCACTGACTGGGAAGCCCTGCTTGCCCGCACTGTCCGGCCCCCCTTTGTGCCGGTGCTTTGTGGCCCTGCAGACCTGCGATACTTCGAGGGCGAGTTCACTGGGCTGCCGCCTGCCCTGACCCCACCTGCACCCTGCAGCCCCCTCAGTGCCCGCCAGCAGGCTGCCTTCCAGGACTTTGACTTCGTGTCAGAGCAATTCCTGGAGCCCTGA
- the PKN3 gene encoding serine/threonine-protein kinase N3 isoform X4 translates to MEHREPAPGQRPPEDEKEAIRRAIQKELKIKEGMENLRRVATDRRHLGHVQQLLRSSNHRLEQLQGELRELHARILLPGQAEPVGLGPRPRAEQPRARHLEALRRQLQVELKVKQGAENMTYTCASGTPKEKKLLEAAQEMLRDSQLKVALLRMKISSLEASGSPETGPELLAEELQHRLRIEAAVAEGAKNVVKLLGSRRTQDRKALAEAQAQLQESSQKLDLLRLALEQLLEGLPPAHPLRSRVARELQTAVPRSTLPSGTLVKPIALTGTLQVHLQGCEQLLTAVPGRSPVAALAGSPSEGWLRTRAKQQRGGGELGCEVLAVLKVDNRIVGQTGWGRMGEQAWDQTFVITLERVTFCDPVIERRPRLQRQKRIFSKRRGQDFLRASQMNLSMAAWGRLVMSLLPPCSSPSTISPPKGCPQTLTTPQGAFKPASPSNFLPKKSLLAEEMKPPPKPPRLYLSQEPTPEETPRTKRPHMEPRTVLGPSPPVSPSRKPPRLQDFRCVAVLGRGHFGKVLLVQFKGTGKYYAIKALKKQEVLSRDEVESLYCEKRILETVGRTGHPFLLSLLACFQTPSHACFVTEFVSGGDLMMQIHEDVFPEPQACFYLACVVLGLQFLHEKKIIYRDLKLDNLLLDAQGFLKIADFGLCKEGIGFGDRTSTFCGTPEFLAPEVLTQEAYTRAVDWWGLGVLLYEMLVGECPFPGDTEEEVFDCIINADAPYPHFLSVQGLELIQKLLHKCPEKRLGAGEQDAEEIKVQPFFRTTDWEALLARTVRPPFVPVLCGPADLRYFEGEFTGLPPALTPPAPCSPLSARQQAAFQDFDFVSEQFLEP, encoded by the exons ATGGAACACAGAGAG CCTGCGCCAGGCCAGCGGCCTCCAGAGGATGAGAAAGAGGCGATTCGTCGTGCCATCCAGAAAGAGTTGAAAATCAAGGAGGGCATGGAGAACCTGCGGCGGGTGGCCACAGACCGCCGCCACCTGGGCCACGTGCAGCAGCTGCTGCGCTCCTCCAACCACCGGCTGGAGCAGCTGCAAGGCGAGCTGAGGGAACTGCACGCCCGCATCCTGCTGCCTGGCCAGGCTG AACCTGTAGGCTTGGGACCCCGGCCACGGGCAGAGCAGCCAAGGGCCCGGCATCTGGAGGCTCTGCGGAGGCAGCTGCAGGTGGAGCTGAAGGTGAAGCAGGGGGCTGAGAACATGACCTACACGTGTGCCAGTGGGACCCCCAAG GAGAAGAAGCTCCTGGAGGCTGCCCAGGAGATGCTGCGGGACAGCCAGCTGAAGGTGGCCCTGCTGCGGATGAAGATCAGCAGCCTGGAGGCCAGTGGGTCCCCTGAGACAG GGCCTGAGCTGCTGGCTGAGGAGCTGCAGCACCGACTGCGCATTGAGGCTGCTGTGGCCGAGGGCGCCAAGAACGTGGTGAAGCTGCTCGGTAGCCGGAGGACACAGGATCGCAAGGCGTTGGCTGAG GCCCAGGCCCAACTCCAGGAGTCCTCCCAGAAACTGGACCTCCTGCGGCTGGCGTTGGAGCAGCTGCTGGAAGGACTGCCTCCTGCCCACCCTCTGCGGAGCAGAGTGGCCCGGGAGCTGCAGACTGCTGTGCCTAGGAGCACCCTACCTTCGGGGACACTTGTGAAGCCCATCGCTCTGACAG GGACCCTACAGGTTCACCTCCAGGGCTGTGAGCAGCTACTGACCGCTGTGCCTGGACGTTCTCCGGTGGCTGCACTGGCTGGCAGCCCTTCTGAGGGCTGGCTTCGTACCAGGGCCAAGCAACAGCGTGGTGGAGGCGAGCTGGGCT GTGAGGTGCTGGCTGTGCTGAAGGTGGACAACCGCATTGTGGGCCAGACAGGCTGGGGGCGGATGGGCGAGCAAGCCTGGGATCAGACCTTCGTCATCACGCTGGAGCGA GTGACCTTCTGTGATCCTGTCATTGAGAGACGGCCCCGGCTACAGAGGCAGAAGCGCATTTTCTCTAAACGCAGAG GCCAGGACTTCCTGAGGGCTTCCCAGATGAACCTCAGCATGGCGGCCTGGGGACGCTTGGTCATGAGCCTGCTGCCCCCCTGCAGCTCCCCAAGCACAATCAGTCCTCCCAAAGGGTGTCCTCAGACCCTGACCACACCCCAGGGGGCATTCAAACCTGCTTCCCCCAG TAATTTCTTGCCCAAGAAGAGCCTCTTGGCAGAGGAGATGAAGCCCCCACCGAAGCCCCCACGCCTCTACCTGTCCCAGGAGCCCACCCCTGAGGAGACCCCG CGCACCAAACGCCCCCACATGGAGCCCAGGACTGTACTTGGACCATCGCCACCAGTCTCCCCTAGCAG GAAACCACCCCGACTTCAAGACTTCCGCTGCGTGGCTGTGCTTGGCCGGGGACACTTTGGGAAG GTCCTCCTGGTCCAGTTTAAGGGGACAGGGAAATACTACGCCATCAAGGCATTGAAGAAACAGGAGGTTCTCAGCCGGGACGAGGTAGAGAG CCTGTACTGCGAGAAGCGGATCCTGGAGACTGTGGGTCGCACGGGGCATCCCTTCCTGCTCTCCCTTCTCGCCTGCTTCCAGACCCCTAGCCATGCCTGCTTTGTGACTGAGTTTGTGTCTGGTGGTGACCTCATGATGCAGATCCATGAGGACGTCTTCCCTGAGCCCCAGGCCTG CTTCTACCTGGCCTGTGTGGTCCTGGGGCTCCAGTTCTTACATGAGAAGAAGATCATTTACAG GGACCTGAAGTTGGATAATCTTCTGCTAGATGCCCAGGGATTCCTGAAGATTGCAGATTTTGGGCTATGCAAGGAAG GGATTGGCTTTGGGGACCGGACAAGCACCTTCTGTGGCACCCCAGAGTTCCTGGCCCCAGAGGTGTTGACCCAGGAGGCGTACACGCGGGCTGTGgactggtgggggctgggtgtgcTGCTCTATGAGATGCTGGTAGGCGAG TGCCCCTTCCCAGGGGACACTGAGGAGGAGGTGTTTGACTGCATCATCAACGCAGATGCCCCATACCCCCACTTTCTGTCCGTGCAGGGGCTTGAGCTCATTCAGAAG CTCCTCCATAAGTGCCCAGAGAAGCGGCTGGGGGCAGGTGAGCAGGATGCTGAGGAGATCAAGGTCCAGCCATTCTTCAGG ACCACTGACTGGGAAGCCCTGCTTGCCCGCACTGTCCGGCCCCCCTTTGTGCCGGTGCTTTGTGGCCCTGCAGACCTGCGATACTTCGAGGGCGAGTTCACTGGGCTGCCGCCTGCCCTGACCCCACCTGCACCCTGCAGCCCCCTCAGTGCCCGCCAGCAGGCTGCCTTCCAGGACTTTGACTTCGTGTCAGAGCAATTCCTGGAGCCCTGA